Genomic DNA from Patescibacteria group bacterium:
CACGCCCGAGTAGCCCATGGCCTTCGTTCTACCATGAATGGTGACGAGGTCGGCACCAGCAGCTTCGACCACTTTAATAAACTCGAGACACTCATGCGGGTCGCTCCAACCGAGGCGGATCTTGACCGAGAGCGGGACGGTAATGACGGCTTTAATGGCCTTGATAATCTCGGCTGCTCGAACCGGGTCCTTCATGAGCGCTGCGCCGTTAAAATTGTGAACGATTTTGTAAACAGGACAGCCCATGTTGATATCGAATCCTTCCGGATGATATTCGGCCTCGATAATCTTTGCAGCCTCGGCCATTGTCGCTGGGTCTGAACCGAAGAGCTGCTGGACGAGGGGGCGCTCGTCATCATGGATAGCTGCCATGCCCAGGGTCTTCTCGTTGCCTCTGACGACAGCCTCGCTCGACACCATTTCTCGAAAAACAACCGGCGAATCCGCGCCGGATACCTCCTTTACCAGACGACAAAAAGCACTGTCCGTCATGTCAGCCATGGGCGAAAGCGCAATAATCGGGCGGGGGAGTTTGGACCAGTCGAGTATCATAGGTCGTTCAGTCATCCTGAGGAGCTCTTAGCGACGAAGGATCTGATTGGTTAACCATTCAGATTCTTCGCTACGCTCAGAATGACTGACTTTACGGTTTCTTTATCACTTCGTCAAACCCCTCTTCTACCGTCGGCCACTCGGCTACTTCATCGAGCTTTCTGATCATCTCGGGCGTCACCGTCGCTCTGAATCCCGATGACGGAGACTTCGACAATCTTTCGATGCAAACATCTGCCGGGGTCTTCACGGCAATGGCGATTTTTCGATACTCCGGTAACTGCTGGATAAAGGCGCGTGACAATTTCTGCAGGTGAGTGCCGTCACAAATAATTGTGTTCGCATCAGACACCTTGATACGCTCGACCATCTCATTCACGTACAGCACCGTGAGCGCGTCATTCATCGCGTTCGCTTCTTTTGTTTCGCGTGCTCTCGATACAGGCTCAGCGATCTGCTCGGCCAGATTCTTCGCAATCATCTGCTTCACCGGATCCTTCAGCATGGCCTCGACTATTTCATCGCGCGATAATACAACACCACCGCGCTCGGATTTGAGTGCGGCGGCGATTGTTGATTTCCCCGAATAGGGAAGACCGGAGAGCACGATGAGGGTTTTAGTAGCAATAGTCGTAGATACAGTTTGGAGTGAGTTTTGTTTCTGGCAGGAGACGTATGATTCCATCGGCAGAGGCTTTTAGTGTGGGAATTTCTTTCGGATCATAGTAATGGAGGTCTAGTTCCATGAGTCCGTAGTAACCATTTTGCAGGTTGGATTGCATCTCTTCTTTTTTTGCTACGCGCATCGTGATTGTTGGGCGGTAGACGAGCCCGGCACCGCCCCGTTCCGGTACCCCTTCTTTGAATGGTGTGTCGAGAGTGTAGGCGCTGACTTCTGCATCAGGATATCCGCTATCTTTGAGAATCGATTTGGTGATGTGCTTGCAAGCGTCTACATCGGCGGCGACTTGTGGGTAGATCTCTGCGAAAAAGTTTGCCGCAACGGCGATATCGTCGGCTACCCCAATAGCGCAGGAAAGTGTATTCCATTTTACATCTTCAGAGCTGATCCATCCCTCGTTGCCGTTTAATAACGATACGGTAATTTCTGGATCTCCTTCGCCGAAGAATCCGTAGCCCTGTTTCTCTTTTTTAAATGCAATACTGAAAGGTCTTGTGTTCCAGGGCGCTGCGAAGTTTCCCGACCATGCCATCAGGGTTGAAGGGACGCTGATTTGTTCAAACCGACCCGATAGACGGTGGACGTTGAAATCCGTTATGGAAGAATTGCCAACTCTTGGCGATGTATACGTTCTTAGCCAGTAGTCGCTCACGCTTTCTTGCATGTACGTCAGATATTTTTCCAGGGTTGGAGCCTGATAGGGGTCAGAGAATCGCTCCCAAACAGGACCCGGGGTCTCCGGTATTAGTGCTGGGGAAACAACTTCCTTCGGTGGCGTGTTCGAAGGAACTGCCACCACATGCTCAGCCAGCGTCGGAGTCGGCGTTGGGGTTGGCGTGACGACTTGCGGATTCACCGCCGTGATTTTGGTTTCCTGGGTCGACAAGACTGCCACTGCTCCAAGCCCACCGGCGAGGAATGCCAAGACGGTGATGAGGAGAATGAGCGGGAGCTTGTTCATTTTTTCGTTCGACATATTAGTAGCAATTATCATAACCGCACCAGCCGTCGACTTTGAGATCGCCCATGAGGGAGACGATGAGGTCGGCTGCGGGGGTGAGGACGGAGACTTTGTCCTTACCCGTTGTTCGGAGATACATTTCAACCATGGAGAAATGGCCCTGCTGCGCAGCCTCAATCATTTCTTCTTTTTTCGCGGACTTCATGACGATGGTTGGACGATAGATACCGCCTTCTCCACCCATCCAGCCGTCACCGCCGTCAAAATAAGCAAAGGGGGTATTGAGCGTGTAGGCTTTTACTCCTGCGTAATTCTTGCTTGGGACATCCATTGAGGTGATATGCGAACAGATACCCTTGTCGGTGAGTGCTTGTGGGTAGGCATGGACAAACATGTTCGCCATGAAGGTCACGTCTTCAGCGGTATTTGCAGGACATACGACGGCCGTCCACGGTATGCCGTTCTTTGTGTCGATTCCCGCTACGTACCCGCCAATATACCGAACATTTATAGAATTGCCGAAATCAAATGTGCCTGACCCTTTGGCTTTGGAGAATTCAATGGAAAAATGTCCTGAGGTCCATGGCGTGGTTGTTACCGTCGGCCAGGTTGTGAGGGAGGCGGGGATAGAAACTTGAGGAAGCTGCTCTACCCAGTGATCAAGGTCAAGATCCACAACGCCAGAAGCCCCGACGCGCGTGGACGAGTAGGTTTTCAGCCAATACTCGCTGACGGTTTTTTCAAGGATGTAGCGGTATTCATCGAGCGACGCAACACTCGATGGGGATCTTCCTGTGTAGTCCAGGATAGAAATTCCTTGTGCGTACGTGCTCACAGGCGTGCCGGAGATAACTGGCTCGGCTGGGGGAGTGACGGGCGTGGTTGGGGTTGTCGTCGGTTTTGTCGGTGACGGGAGCGATAAGGTTGGCGGTGTAGTTACCTTGATAGTTGCCGGTGAAGGGGCTGGGGTTTGTAGACTCATGAGAGCCACGGTGCCAAGCGAGCCAGCCAAGACGGCCACGGCAGCTATAAGAAGCGTATACGAGACTCGTGCTGACTCCTTCATAAAAAAATAGTTACTATTGCCAAAAGTATAGCATCTTATTCGTAGCGAAGAGCTTCAATTGGATCAAGCTTTGCTGCACGTCTGGCGGGGTAGTAGCCGAAGATGATGCCGACGGCTCCGGAGACGAGGACGGAGGCGACGATGGCGGATGGCGGGATGACCAATTTCCAGCCTTCGACAGCCTGTGAGAGGCCAAGGGCGATGAGTGCAGCGGAACCGACGCCGATGATGATGCCAAGCACGCCGCCGAACGAGGTGAGAAAGACGGCTTCGAGTAAGAACTGGCGCAAAATTTCTTTTTCTGTGGCGCCGATCGCTTTTCTGAGGCCAATTTCTTTCGTTCGTTCGGTCACGGAGACAAGCATGATGTTCATGATACCAATACCGCCAACGATAAGCGAGATGGCCGCGATGGAGGCAAGAAGGAGTGTCAGCGCAGTGCCGACCACGCCAATAACGGCCACGGCGTCGCCTTGCGTTGAAACAGAGAAGTCGTCTTTGGACAGCTCGCCGTTTGGGTTCACAAGGTCATGCTCATCGCGCAAGATGAGGCGCGCTTCTTCTTTGGCGTCGTCAATATCGCCCACGGCTTTTGCAGCGATGTAGGTGATGTGATCAATACCGAGGACGTCGCGCTGCGCAGTGGTAACCGGCACATGGATGTAGCTATCGACATTCTGGAAGAAGCGCGAGCCTTGCGCTGCGAGTACTCCGATCACTCGGAGGGTTGAATTTTTTACGGTAATCTTTTTGCCAATGGGATCATTATCGCCAAAGAGGTTCGTGGCGGCGTCTGAGCCGAGTACGGCCACTTTCGCGTAGTCTTCCACATCAGAGGTGTCGATGTAACGGCCAATGGCAACTTCTGCCGGAAAGACATCAAGCTGGTATTCGTCCACGCCGGTGATCTGGGCAATGACGTTGGCGTCCGCGCTCTTCACGGTGCTCGAGCTGATGAGTTGCGCGGACACAAAAGCAAACGGTCCTTTACGGAGGGCGTAGACGTCATCGAGCGTCAACACTTGTTCCGTAAACGGTGACGGCGGGCCGCTTGTCTGTTCGCTGGAGCCGGATTCCACAAAAATTTGGTCACTGCCCAAGTCTGCAATTTGGTTCAAAATAAGCGCCTGCGCTCCCTGGCCGATCGAGAGCATCAAAATCACAGCAGCGATACCGATAACAATGCCAAGCACGGTCAAGATTGATCGTGATTTGTTTTGCACGAGAGAAGTGACGGCTGAAACGGTGAGGTCATGAAACATCATACGATTTTTCCGTCCTTCAAGCGGACAATACGTTTAGCGTGGGCAGCGATGTCCGGCTCGTGCGTGACCATGACGATGGTTCGGCCTTCGGCGTTCAAGCGTTTTAAGATATCCATGACTTGTTCGCTGGATTTAGAGTCTAGGTTGCCGGTTGGTTCGTCCGCGAAAATCACCTTCGGATCATTAACGAGCGCTCGTGCAATGGCTACGCGCTGGCGCTGGCCGCCAGAAATTTGGTTTGGCAAATGATCCAGTCGGTCGCCCAGGCCGACGGATTTCAAGGCTTCTTCGGCCAATCGCTTCCGCTCGGGTCCCGCGGTTCCTTTATAGGTGAGGGGGAGCATGACGTTTTCCAGCACGGTTGCCTTTGGAAGCAGGTGAAACGCTTGAAAGACAAAACCCACTTCGTTGCGGCGCATTTGTGCGAGTTCATCTTGGGAGAAACCCGCTACATTTTTACCATTGAACAAATAGTCGCCGCTGAGCGGTTTGTCGAGGAATCCGAGGATGTGCATGAGGGTCGACTTGCCGGAGCCGGACGGTCCCATGAGAGCTACAAAATCACCAGCGTCAATGGCGAGGTTGATGCCGTGAAGTACAGGAGTAGTGACGTCGCCGTTTACGTACTCTTTGGCAAGGTTTTTGAGTTCAATAAGCACAATTATTTCTTGATTGAAATCACAATCGTCTCACCTTCAGTCAAACCGGTGAGAATTTCCGTAACGCCGCCGTCTGCGCGGAGGCCGATGGTGACTTCTTTTTCAACGAGGGCTTCATTCACGAGCACGCGGACGATTTTCTTTCCGTCTTTTTCCAGGACGGCGCGGGTAGGGACAGAGAGTGAGTTGGTGTGCAAGTCTGTTGCGACCGTGACGTCTGCGGACATACCGCTTCTGAGTTCGGCCAGGCGCGGCCCCTCGGTCACCGCTACGCGCGCTTCATAGAACACCACGCCTTCAATTATCTTTTCTGAAAGATCAAGGGACGTCAGTAAGCCGGTGAACTCCACGTCTGCGCCAAAAGCGTCAAAGGTAATAGTTGCGGAGTCGCCGAGGGCTACGTGCGTGACATCACTTTCGGAA
This window encodes:
- the dusB gene encoding tRNA dihydrouridine synthase DusB; translated protein: MILDWSKLPRPIIALSPMADMTDSAFCRLVKEVSGADSPVVFREMVSSEAVVRGNEKTLGMAAIHDDERPLVQQLFGSDPATMAEAAKIIEAEYHPEGFDINMGCPVYKIVHNFNGAALMKDPVRAAEIIKAIKAVITVPLSVKIRLGWSDPHECLEFIKVVEAAGADLVTIHGRTKAMGYSGVSDWAMIGEAKKQVKIPVLCNGDVHKAELINKALEVSQCDGVLIARGALGNPWIFRDYAMIARGQTPPVITMEERIRVVKRHLDLHLEEYGEHGVNTFRKHLSWYFKGQPNAKQHRDAMMTAKTKDELLSVLDLFLK
- a CDS encoding AAA family ATPase: MESYVSCQKQNSLQTVSTTIATKTLIVLSGLPYSGKSTIAAALKSERGGVVLSRDEIVEAMLKDPVKQMIAKNLAEQIAEPVSRARETKEANAMNDALTVLYVNEMVERIKVSDANTIICDGTHLQKLSRAFIQQLPEYRKIAIAVKTPADVCIERLSKSPSSGFRATVTPEMIRKLDEVAEWPTVEEGFDEVIKKP
- a CDS encoding ABC transporter permease, whose protein sequence is MMFHDLTVSAVTSLVQNKSRSILTVLGIVIGIAAVILMLSIGQGAQALILNQIADLGSDQIFVESGSSEQTSGPPSPFTEQVLTLDDVYALRKGPFAFVSAQLISSSTVKSADANVIAQITGVDEYQLDVFPAEVAIGRYIDTSDVEDYAKVAVLGSDAATNLFGDNDPIGKKITVKNSTLRVIGVLAAQGSRFFQNVDSYIHVPVTTAQRDVLGIDHITYIAAKAVGDIDDAKEEARLILRDEHDLVNPNGELSKDDFSVSTQGDAVAVIGVVGTALTLLLASIAAISLIVGGIGIMNIMLVSVTERTKEIGLRKAIGATEKEILRQFLLEAVFLTSFGGVLGIIIGVGSAALIALGLSQAVEGWKLVIPPSAIVASVLVSGAVGIIFGYYPARRAAKLDPIEALRYE
- a CDS encoding ABC transporter ATP-binding protein; protein product: MLIELKNLAKEYVNGDVTTPVLHGINLAIDAGDFVALMGPSGSGKSTLMHILGFLDKPLSGDYLFNGKNVAGFSQDELAQMRRNEVGFVFQAFHLLPKATVLENVMLPLTYKGTAGPERKRLAEEALKSVGLGDRLDHLPNQISGGQRQRVAIARALVNDPKVIFADEPTGNLDSKSSEQVMDILKRLNAEGRTIVMVTHEPDIAAHAKRIVRLKDGKIV